Genomic window (Streptomyces sp. LX-29):
CGACGACGCCGTCCTTCTTGATGTTGTGGGCACCCTGGAACTTCTTCACCGCGTTCGCGGTCCTGGTGCCGAACTTGCCGTCAATCGCACCGGGGTTGTAGCCCCAGCCCTTGAGCATGCACTGGGCCTCCGTCACGTGCTTGCCCGAGTTGCCCTTGCCGATCACGGCGGACATGGTGTTGCTGTAGTTGGCGGTCCAGCCCCACGTGCCCCCCTCCAGCTTCTTCCACTGGTAGCTGCCGCCCTTGGGGCAAGCGGCCTTCGCGTCGACGTCCTGCGGTGCCACGGTGGCGTGGCTCTTCTCCGTGGACGCGGCGAAGGCACCCGTGGACGGGCCGGCGAGCGCCAGTCCGCCGAAGGCGGCGACACTGGCGGCGAGCACGAGGTGCTTGCGACGGTTCATGGTCGGGTTCCTCCCCTGTGAACTGCCGGTCGGCGTATGCCGGTTGGCGCTACCGAGATTGCAGGCCATTTCGGGACGCCGGCCAGCGCCCCGACGACCCTGGGACGCCGTGGGACGTCCCACGCGCCGACCTGCTGGGACGCCGGTCGGGGTGCGGACGCCGTGGGACGCCGGGGCGGGCGCGCGGCTGACCGAAACCCGCCGCCGCCGGCCCGCGCGGGGAACTCGTACCGCCCCCGCGCCGCTCTATTCGGCACAGAGGCAGACATCGGGGGATGTCGAACGCGAATGGGGGGATCATGTCGCGTTGGAAAGAGCTGCCGGAAAGACTGGACCCACGGGTCCGGCAACTCGTCGTGCAGTTACGGCGCCTGAAGGACCGGGGCGGGCTCAGCCTCTCCTCTCTGGCGACGCGCACGGGCTACAGCCGCTCCTCCTGGGAGCGGTACCTCAACGGAAAGGCGCTGCCGCCGCGGGACGCGGTGGAGGGGCTGGCGCGGGCCGCCGGGGCCGACCCGACCCGGCTGCTGGTGCTGCACGAGCTCGCCGAGGAGGCGTGGGGCAGGGACAGGGACGAGGCCGGCGGCACGGGCACGGACGAGGACGAAGGCCGCCGCCGGCGCCGACCCGTGGCACTCCTCGCGGCCCTCGTCGTGGTGCTCGCCACGGCGGCCGTGGCGCTGCCGGCCGTGGCGCCCTGGAGGGACGACGGCGCGCGCGGCGCCGGGGAGCCGACGCGGGGGCCGCACGGGAGCGCCTCCTTCGCGCCCACCCCCGGCAGGACGTACAGCTGCGAGATCCGCCGTGAGGACGGCCTGTTGCAGGCGGGCCACAGCACCACCCGGGACGCCATCCTCCAGATGAGCACGGCCGGGTGGGACGTGGCCGAGGCGCAGTGCCTGCTGCGCCGCCACGGCTTCGACCCCGGCGGTGTCGACGGCGTCTTCGGCGACCGCACCGAGCGGGCCGTCAAGCGCTTCCAGAAGAGGTCCGAGCTGGTCGTGGACGGCAAGGTCGGTCCGCACACCTGGAAGGCGTTGCGCGGGTGAGCCGGGGGACGCGCACGGCAGGAGGCGATCCGGCGGCCCGCGCGCCGGAGTGCGTACGGCTGGCCGAGGGGCTGCGCGAGCTGCGGTCGCGCACGGGGCTGAGCCTGGCCGCGCTCGCCGCCCGCACCGCCTACAGCAAGTCGTCCTGGGAGCGTTATCTCAACGCCAAGAAGCTGCCTCCCCGGCAGGCCGTGGAGGCGCTGTGCGCGCTGGCGGACGAGCCCGCGGGACGGATGGTGGCGCTGTGGGAGCTGGCGGAGGCGGAGTGGAGCGGGCGCGCACAGAGCGCGCCGGCGGCCGGTGGCGGGGACGGGACCCCGCCGCCGCGCGGGGACGCGCCGGACCCGCCGCCCGGCCCCTCTCCGGAGGGCCGCCGCCGCTCCCGCCGCCGGTGGGCCGCCGTCCTCGCGGCCCTGTGCGCGCTGGCGGCCGTCGTGGTCCTCGCGGTGGCGGCGCCGTTCGGCGAGGGTTCCGCCGCGGGCGCGGGCGCCCGGCACCCCGCCCACGGCACCTCTCCGCCGCCGGCCGGCTGCTCCGGCGCGGGGTGCGCCGGCAAGGACCCGGAGGCGATGGCCTGTGGCACCCAGGAGCGGGTGCGGACGCTCGGCCCGACCCGGCGGACTCCCACCGGGGCCCGGATGGAGATCAGGTACAGCGCCGAGTGCCGCGCCGCCTGGGGCCGGATCTGGAACGCCCGGCCCGGGGACGCCGTCGGCGTCTCGGCGCCCGGCCGGCCCGCGCAGTGGGCGACGGTACGGGACGACTACGACGCGGCGGGCTATCTCTACACCCTCATGGTCGGGGTCGAAGAGCGCCCGCGCGGGCTGTCGGTGTGCTTCCGGCCGAAGGGCGCCAAGGCGACGGATGGCGCGGATGATATGTGCTTCGGCCCTTGAGGCGCAGGGAGTTCGGACCTACGTTCCTCGAAAGTCTCCACCGCGCGCGACCGCTCCCTGGCCTGTGGTCGTTCTGGGATACTGCTCGCCCAAGGGGCGCAAAAGGGGTACGAGCGGGGGGCGGCAACCCCCCGATGCGCCCCGGGGTGGGGGAACTGCCGCCTCGAGCGGACGCATCTCCTGGGGTATCCGATACGGGTCGCCAGGGAGCGTCGCCCGGCGCGGGGCCGAAGGAGAAACCGCAGGGCACCGACACGGGGGGACAGGGGGAGGCACCATGCCTCGTTGGAGGGAGTTGCCGGAGGAACTCGACCCGCAGGTGCGGGAGTTCACGGGGCAGCTGCGGCGGCTCGTGGAGCGCGGCGGCATGAGCGTCGCGACGGTCGCGGACCGCACCGGGTACAGCAAGACATCGTGGGACCGCTATCTCAACGGCCGGCTGCTGCCCCCGCGCGGGGCGGTCGAGGCGCTGGCCGAGGCGACGGGGACCGACGTCGCCCATCTGACCACGCTGTGGGAGCTGGCGGAGCGGGCCTGGAGCCGCTCCGAGATGCGCCACGACGTGACCATGGAGGCCATACGGGTGGCCCAGGCGCGGGCGGCGCTGGGGGAGTTCGGCCCACCCGCGCAGGCGAGGCGGACGAGTTCGAACGGCCACCCGAGCGAGCGGGTGGACGGGATGGCGGCGGCGGGCGCGGCCGGGCCCGTCGCCCCCGCCCCGGCGGTCCGCCCTGCCCCGCCGCCTCTCGAACGCTTAGTGGTCACGCCGCCCTCGGCGGTGGTCCCGTCCTCCCCGCCGCCGGCCTCCGCCGCCCCGTCGCGGCCGCCGGCACCGCCGGCCGGCGACCCGGAGCGGCCCGCCCCACCCCAGCCGCCCGAGGGGCAGCGCCGGCGCACGGCCGCGATGTTCGTGGCGGGCGTGGTGGGGGCGATCCTGGTGGTGGCCTCCGGGGTGCTGCTCTTCGGCGCCGACGAGGAACCCGCAGAGAACCGGGGACAGCCCTCCGCCACGCCCAGCACCGCCGGCGCGGCGCTCCCCAGCGGGGTCAGGTGCGCCGGGAAGGACTGCACCGGCAAGAACCCGGAGACCATGGGCTGTGGCGGCCAACAGGCCCGGACGACGGCCAACGCGACCGTCGGCGACACCTACGTCGAGGTCCGCTACAGCGAGGTGTGCGGCGCCGCCTGGGCCCGGATCACCCGGGCCGCCCCCGGCGACTCGGTGCAGGTCTCGGCGGCCGGGAAGAACGGCGGCGGGGCCCGTACCCAGAGCGCGGACGTCAACGCCGACGGGGATGCCTACACCCAGATGCTCGCGGCCGCGTCGGCGGCGGAGGTCAAGGCGTGCGCGACGCTCGCCGACAGCACGACGGGCTGCACCCGCCCGGTCGAGGCGAGCGCGTCCCCCTGACCCTCACGGGTGAATTTCCGCGCGGACGGCCGAACGGGCGAGCCCCCGAGGGGAGCTCGCCCGTGGTGTGACGCCCGACCGGTCGCCGGATCAGCCGATGTGGGAGCTGAACGTGCCGTCCGCCGTGAGCACGACGGCCATCCCGTGGCCGCTGAGGAGCCCGGTGGCCCAGGAGTCGTCGTTCGTCTGCAGCGTGCCGATCACATAGCCCTCGGAGATGATCTGCATCCGGTAGTGGTCGCCCACCTTGGTGACCTTGGCGGTGGAGCCGTCCACCAGCTTGAATGTGCCGGGGCCGTACTGCGCGCCGCCCAGCCACGAGCGCACCTGGCCGTCGGCGGTGAGCACCGCGAACATCCCCTGGGCGCTCTGGACACCGGTGTCCTTCCCGTTCGCGTCGAGCGTGGCCACCACATGGCCGCCGGAGAAGACCTGCATGGAGTAGTGGAGGTCTCCCCGCTTGGTGATCTTGCCGGTGGTGCCGTCGGCCAGCTTGACGGTCCGGGTCGCCGCGGCGAACGAGCCCTTGCCCTTGCCCTTCGCCGCGGAGGCGGACACCGAGGCGACGGGGGCCGTCTTCCCGTGGTCGGCGGCGACGGCCGCGCCCGCCGGGCCCAGCAGTGCGGCGGCCAGGGCGGCGGTGCCCAGGGCGCGGACGGCGGTACGGCGGCGGATCTTCAGAATCGACATGCGGATCTCCTGGTCAGGGAGGGGGGACAGTGGTCGTCGCATGCCGCGTGCGCTTCCCGTGTGGGGCGGTGAGGCGAGGCGGCCGTGCAGCAACGAAGTTAGAGATCGTCTCCGGCGGAATGATCTCTTCTGTGTAACGGCCACCCGTCGGCGGGATCGCGGTTTCCCCACGTTCATCACGGTGGGCCTTGCCGGGCCCGGATTCGCCCGCACTTTTCCGTCCACGGCCACGCATACGCCCGCCGATTCCGGGCAGGCGCTTCGCAAGCCCCCCACGGGTGAGCCGCCGCCAGGCGGCCGTCTGCGCACCCCTCCCATCCATGCCGGCAGACGGCCGTCTCGCGGTGCCCGAGGCCGTCACGCCGGCGCCCGTGGCCCGCGCGGGACGCGGTGAGGAGTGACACAGAGGGGTGGGGGGCCGGGCGTGGTCCGGTCGGATAGCCTGACGCCGGTATCTCGACACCAAGAGATCGATCAAAAACCCAGCGCAGGAGACCGCCATGACCCGCACTCCCGTTACCGTCACCGTCACCGGCGCGGCAGGCCAGATCGGCTACGCGCTGCTCTTCCGCATCGCCTCCGGTCAGCTTCTCGGCGCGGACGTGCCGGTCAAGCTGCGCCTCCTGGAGATCCCGCAGGGTCTCAAGGCCGCCGAGGGCACCGCCATGGAGCTCGACGACTGCGCGTTCCCGCTGCTGCGCGGCATCGACATCACCGACGACCCGAACGTCGGCTTCGAGGGTGCCAACGTCGCCCTGCTGGTCGGCGCCCGCCCGCGCACCAAGGGCATGGAGCGCGGTGACCTGCTGGAGGCCAACGGCGGCATCTTCAAGCCGCAGGGCAAGGCCATCAACGACCACGCCGCGGACGACATCAAGGTCCTCGTCGTGGGCAACCCGGCCAACACCAACGCGCTGATCGCCCAGGCCGCCGCCCCGGACGTACCGGCCGAGCGCTTCACCGCGATGACCCGCCTGGACCACAACCGCGCCGTCTCCCAGCTCGCGCGGAAGACCGGCTCCGCCGTCTCCGAGATCCGCAAGCTGACGATCTGGGGCAACCACTCCGCCACCCAGTACCCGGACATCTTCCACGCGGAGATCGCGGGCAAGAACGCCGCCGAGCTCGTCAACGACGAGCAGTGGCTGGCCGACACCTTCATCCCGACCGTCGCCAAGCGCGGTGCGGCGATCATCGAGGCCCGTGGCGCCTCCTCGGCCGCCTCCGCCGCCAACGCCGCCATCGACCACGTTCACACCTGGGTCAACGGCACCGCCGAGGGCGACTGGGCCTCCATGGGCATCCCGTCGGACGGCTCCTACGGCGTCCCGGAGGGCCTGATCTCCTCCTTCCCGGTCACCTGCAAGGACGGCAAGTACGAGATCGTCCAGGGCCTGGAGATCAACGAGTTCTCCCGCGCCCGCATCGACGCCTCCGTCCAGGAGCTCGTCGAGGAGCGCGACGCGGTGCGCGGCCTGGGCCTCATCTAAGGCCGGCCCACACCCGAGCCCATACGCGGCCCCGCCCCGGAAGTGCTTTCCGGGGCGGGGCCATTGTGCGTGACCGATGCCTATCGCCGGGCGGCGACCTCTTCCAGCGCGGCCCGCAGGAGCTGACCGATTCGCGTCGCCGCGTCGCGACCACCTTCCTCGCCGGACCCGTGTTCGACCAGGCGTTCGAGTTTGCGAAGGAGTGCCGCGCGGTCGGGCCGGCGTTGGATGGCGATGTGTACCGCCCACCGCTGGGCGAACGTCTTGAGCGGGCCCAGGCTGCCGCTCCCCTGCGCCTGGGTGGCTGCCCGGCAAAGCGTGGAGTCGAATTCGTCGAGCTGGTCCGGGGTGAGACGAGCGACGGCGGCACGCAGATCGTCCGGGGTGAGCGGCGGCATGGGGATGAGTAGGCCGTTCCGTCCTTCTGGCTGAGCGTTCAGGTGAAGGCCCCTTCTCGGGAGGGCGCCGCATGTGGTCGCTGACGGTCGCTTGCCTCCTCCGCAGGATAACGCGACCGGGACGAGCTTCAAGTGCCCTGCCTAGGCGGCGAGTTGCCCATCGCCAGATGGGGCAGATTGGTTAAGCCCCGCTGGTAGGGGCAAGGGCAGCAGGCGCAGCACAGCACGTCGAAGCACTCTCCTTGGAGGCGCGATGGCGAACTGTACGAACTGCAGCGGTGCCGGTCGGCACATCTACCAGGATTCGGACGGAGCGATGAAGGACGTTCCCTGCTCCGCGTGCCAGGGATCGGGCCAGACTCAGGACCCGCCCGATGACGGCCCTTCGTCGAACTAACTCCGCGACGCTACGGTGGGGTTGACACTCCCAGCCGACAGAGGGGGCACGGAATGAGTGGCTCGAACGGCTCATCGGGGCGGTCCGAGTGGACTGACCCTCGGTATGCGGATCTGGTCCGCTTCTACGATCAGAAGAAGCGGGAGGCGTTCCGCAAGGGTGCGCAGCCGTGCTCTGTGTGTGCTGGTCTCGGTGAGATCGTCATGCAGCGCGAGGGTAAGCCGTTAAGCATCCCGTGCACCTCATGCGGCCCCCGCCGATCGTCGTAGCCGTATTGCCTGTACGAGGCCCCGTCCATGACGCTATCAGCAGCTCGTGAGCGGGGCCTCTACATCAGCCCCGGTGTCGGGCGTCCCGCGCGTACGCGACGAACGCCGCCCACTGGGCGGGGGAGACGGTCAGGGTGGGGCCGGTGCGGTTCTTGGAGTCGCGTATGTGGACGGCGGCGGGCTCTGTGGCGACCTCTATGCAGTCTTGCCCCCCGCCGCTGTGGCTTGACTTGAACCATGCGAGTTCGACGCTCATCTCTCTCCTGCCAACTCGTGGATGAACTTCATCGAGTCCTCCGGCGTGAGGGCCTGGCTCTGCAGGATTCCATACCGCCGGATGAGCTTATGGACCGTCCGGCGGTCGGTGATCAGCTTTCCGAAGTGCTGCACTTCGACATAGGCGCACATCTCCCGATCTTGTGGCTCGATCAGCGTGAACGGGCCGTGGAGGCCCGCGTGGTCTGTCCGCTCTGTCGGCATCACCTGGATGTGCACGTGCCGTGACTGGGCAACCTTCAGCAGATGGTGCAGCTGCTCACGCATCACGTCATGGCCGCCGATGGGGCGGCGCAGCACGACCTCTTCGAGGAGGAAGCTGAGTGATGGGGACGGTTTGCGAGCGAGCAGCTGTTGTCGTGCGAGCCGCACGGCTACCAAACCGTTGATCTCATCGTCGTCGAGGGCTGGCTGCTGGGCGGCATCCGCCGCGTAGGCGTACGCCTCGGTCTGAAGCAACCCGTTGATGAGCAGGTTGCCGTACACCGACAGCGAGGCCGCCTCGGCCTCCACATCCACATACGGCTGGAACCAGGTCGGGTGTGCCTCCTTCAGGAGTTGCTCGCCGATGGCCGCGAAGACGCCCGGCACCTGGAAAGCCTCTTCCATGCGTAGCAGCATCGCTGGCTGCGGCCTGCGCCGCCCCCGCTCGACACTGCGGATCAGCGACTCCGAGTAGCCCACTGCTGCCCCGAGTTCGGCCCGCGTGAGACCGTCTCTTTCCCGTAGGGCCCTGATCTGAGCCCCGATGATTCGCAGACTCACTGGGGTGTTGTCGTCCTCGAAGCTCGTGCCCATGGTGCTACTCCGCCCGTCCCGGCTGTCACAGCGTGGGCGTACCACGCCCGTCACTAGAGAACGTAGATACCCCTAGGCCACCGTCGAGGGGTGAATCCAGCAAATCCACTCCATCGAATGCCCGTAGCCACAAAGGAAGTTCGTGCGACCGTCGCCGCCGTGCTCGGTGAGCGCGCCGCGCTCCCCCGCTTCGAGGAGGTGGAGGAGGCGGTCCTCTTCCTCCGCGGTCACATGATGTTGCTCATCCCCGAGATCGAGGATCTGTCGCGGCTCCGGCCGAAGGACGATCTGGTCGTGATCCTCGCGCTGGCGGGCGTGGGGGAGGCGCGGCGGAAGCTGCGGATGAGTCCGGGGCCGGGGCTGGTCTCCGCCGTGGAGCACGCGAAGCACCTCGCGCGCTCCTGTGACGCGCTGTTGCGCCACTACGAGCTGCTGGTGGAGGAGGCATGAGCTCCCCCTGGTTCCTGGTGAAGCCGGTGCGCCGCCCGAGGCGGCAGGGGGGTGCGGGGCCGGCCGACCGCCGGGAGGCGTACGCGTGTCTCCTGGTAGCCCTGAGGCGGTTGGAGCAGCGAGCGGACTCCCGTCGCCCTTTGTGAAAATTCTTTCGGCAAGTGTGGTCACACCCGGAGGGAATTCCCGCATACTGAGACTGCGGTTATTTCGGTTAACTCCTCTCACGTGGAGATGAGTTCGAATTCCTGGGGTGTGCCGATGACCCTGCCCGGACAGCCGATCGCGCCACCGCTTCCCCCACAGCGGCTTTTCCACTCCGAGGCCACTCGACTGCTGTGCGCGGGTGTGTATTTCGACGCCGAGTTCCGCCGCCGGGTGGTGGAGGAGCTGGTGGAGCACGAGGAGCGCCCGGTGGCGCCGTCGCTCGGGATCGACGCCGTGCCCGTGCTGGCGCACGCGGTGCGGGCGCGGCGGCAGGAGCTGGAGGCGGCGCTGCTGTTGCTGGGGGTCTGGGCGGCCTTCCTGGGGATGACCGTCTCGGACTACGGCTGGTTGGGCGTCCTGCGGCCGACCTGGTTCACGCTCTACGCGGTGGTGTGCGTCGCGTTGTGGATGAGCCGGACGGCGACCGGGCTGGGCGCCTCCGTCTACACGCTGGACCGGGCGATGGTGCGTCAGGCCACCAGTGGGCGCATGAAGATGCTGCTGCCGTTCGGACCGCGGCTGCTGGCCCTGGGCTACTGGGTGTTCGTGATCTACGTGCTGGTGAACGGCGGCGACGCCTGGGCCGGGCTGGTCTTCCCGCTGCTGCTCGTACTGCCGGTGTGGGTGCACCGCTCGCGGGTGGCCGCGGTGATGTGCAGGGAGCTGTCCCCGCTCGCCTATCCGCGACGGCCGCGCGCAGCGCTGCCGAGGCTCGACCGCTACCGGCGGATCGGGGCCGCGATCGACCGCGAGCAGCACGCGCCGCTCACCATCTACGACCCGTTTCGGCCCTTCATCGGCGCCGGGAAGCCGTACGAGCCGTGGTCGTTCGCGCTGGAGCTCAAGCGGGCGGCCACGGCCGGACCGGCGTCCGAGCCGCTGACCAGCCATGACGTGGTGAGCCTGATCAAGCCGCGGCTGCAGGCGCTGCGGACCGCGGCCGCAGCCACCAGCCGCGACCGGCTGCGGGCACTGGAGACCGAGGAGTTCGTCTATCTGCCGGTGGGGGCGCCCCGCTCGCACGTCGGCTACGAGCGGCAGGCCGTCTCGCGACATCTGCGCGACGCGGTGGACGAGGGCGGCGAGGCGCGACGGCACTTCCTGCGGGTCCGGGTCGGGGCGTGGGACGAGCAGGTGGTGGTGTCCGTCCTGGTCCGGGTGCACACCCAGGGGGAGATGCTGGTGCTGGAGGTGGCGCCGCACGTGCTGACCCCGGTGCGGCCCGAGTTCAAGGCGGCCGACGTGATCGCGGCGCGGGGCGAGGCCGATGTGCTGAGGGACGGGGTGCGGGCGCTGTTCGCCGCGCCGGGGGCCACCTTCGCGGCGGGGGTCTCGGCCGTTCGTACGGTGATCTCGGAGTTCCGGGTCTGGCTGGCCGACCCGCGGCGGGCGCTGCCGGACGGGCCCGCCACCTCGGTGCGCGAGCTGGGCAGCACCAAGGACGTGTCGCTCTTTCAGGAGATGGACGTCAGCCGCTATGTGAAGACGATTCAGGACCGGATCGCGAGCGGCGTGCGGGAGGCGCTGCGGGCCAAGGGCTATCAGACCGGTGAGTTCGAGCAGCAGATCATCAACGTCAGCGGCGGCGGTGTGTTCATCGGCTCCATGAGCGGCGGCGCGGTCGCCACCGGTGAGCGGGCCACCGCCAAGCACGGGGAGGGCGGACGCGGTGAGCGGAAGGGACGCTGAGGACGGGCTGGCGGAGGAAGGCCGTACGGGGCGTACGGGGGAGGAGTTCCCGGCGCCCCGGCCGGCGGGCGGCATCGTCATCGGCACCATGACGGGCGGCGCGGCCGCGGTCGGAGACCGGGCCACGGCCGAGGACCGCGCCGGGCGGGCCGGTCCGCCTTCGGCTGGTCCGCCCCCGGCCGGTTGGCCCCCGACCGCGGTGCCGCCGGTCGTCCCGGGCGGGATCGGCGTCGGCGCGATGACGGGCGGGGCGGTCGCCGCCGGGGCCGGGGCGCGCGCCGTGCACGGCACGGAGGGGGCGGCCGAGGTGCCGCCCGAACTGCTCGCGGCCGTGCGCGCGCTGCGCGAGGAGCTGGCGCCGCTCCCCCCGTCGACGGCGACGGAGGAGGTGGCCGCCGCGCTCGGCGAGGTGGAGGAGGAGCTCGCCGACGGCGCCGGCGCGGCCGACCGCGAACGGCTGGGGCGGCTGCGCGGGCGACTGGAGGCGGCTGCCACGGCGGTCGGCGGGCTGGCCTCCGCGGTGGCGCTGGCGCAGGCGATCGGACAGTTCCTGGCCTGAGGCCGTGGGGAGATCGTGGGGTGACGGGGAGAGGGGTGCGTGGGGATGAGCTACTGGGACCCGGAGCGGCAGCAGTGGGTGCACGGCGACCTGCCGCCCCCGCCGCCGTTCGCCCCCGGAGAGGGCGGGTTCGCGGAGGGGGCCGGCGATCCGGGCGGCACCGGCGGGCGCGACACCACGCGCGCCCTGGTGCTGGCCCTCGTGACGCTCCTGGTCTTCGCCGGGATCGGGGTCGGCATGTGGCTGCTGGTGCGCGACGACGACGAGGAGGACCGGAGCGGTCCGGGGCCGGTCGTGCCCTCGGCGACCGAGTCCGGTTGGCCGTCCACCACCCCCGAGACCACGTCACCGCCCACGGCGCCGCCGACGACGGACTGGTCGCTCCCCTCGACGGACTGGCCGACGCCGACGACGGACGAGCCGACTCCGGAGCTGGGCGCCGAGAGCGAGGCGCCGTCCGGCTACACGCGTGTCGAGGACCCGGCGGGCTTCACCGTCGATGTGCCGGTCGGCTGGCAGCGCACGTCCAGGTCCGACGGCATCTTCTACACCTCGCCGGACGAGCGCCGGCTGGTGCAGATCTTCACCCTGGAGGAGCCGGAGGGAACGCCGTACGAGTCCCTGGAGGCGACGGAGTCCCACCTCGCCCAGACGATGGCCGACTCCGGCTACCGGCGCCTCGGCCTGCGGATGCTCGGCGCCGGGGACGCGGCGGAGCTCCAGTACGCGTACGACCACGCCAGGTTCGGCGCGCGTCGCGTCATCGACCGGGCGTTCACCGGTCCTGACGGGGTGCAGTACGCGGTGCTGGTGGCGGGACCGGCCTCGTCCTGGCCGGAGCAGGAGACGATCCAGGAGACGGCCCTGAACGCGTTCTGCCCCACGGGGTACTGCGGGTCCTGAAGAGTGCGGGGGCGCCGCCCAGGGTGTCCCTGGGCGGCGCCCCCAGCTCGCGGAACGACGGCCCGCGATCGGCGAGATCTCGGGTCAGGAAGCCTTCTTGGCTTCCTGCTCGACCTGGCTCAGCTCCACCGTCTCGGCCGCCGACGGCTTCTTCGGGGTGAAGTCCTCGTCCCAGCCGGTGTACAGGATGGTGGCCTTGTCCTTGCCCTTCAGCTCGACCTTGAGCGGGTAGGGCTTGCCCTCGGCGGCGACGTACAGCGTCATGGGGTCACCCTCGCTGTTCTTGCCCTCGATGGCGACGGCCTTCTTGCCGTCGACCTCGGCGGTCCCACCCTTGGTCCACTTCTGGTCCTGGGACTCGGTGGTGTCCTTCTGCATCCGCTTGATGTCGCACAGCCCGGCCATGGCCTTCATCGCGGGGTTGGTCGCGGTGTCGTGGATGTACTTGCCCTTGAACTTCTTCTCCACGACGTCACCACCCGTCGGAACCATGGCCTGGCCCATCATGCCGGTCGGCTTCATCCAGATGTCGTCGCCGACCTTGATCAGGCTGTAGCCGCCGGACTTGCCCGCGTCCATCGAGGAGTCGCAGTTGCCCGCCTTGTTCAGCGTGAACTCGGCCGTGGTCTTCTCGCCCTCGGACACGCCCTCGAGCTTGGCCTTCAGCGCCGTCGCGGACTTCATCGCCTCGCGCGCCTTGTCGGCGATCTCGTTGGCCGAGAGCTTCTCGACGCCGGAGTCGCCGCCCTTGCCGCTGTCCTTGTCGTCGCCGCCGCAGCCGGTCACGGCGAGCGCCAGTGCCGCACACGCGGCCACGGCCCAAGCCCGGTTCTTGCTCGTCATCAGGAGTACTTCGCCCTTTATCTCATGATCTTGCTTGACGGTAGGAACCTACCGGGGCCCCTCCCGGCGGTGGCCAGGTGAGGGGCGATACATGACCGGGCCCCCATCCCCGCGGATGAGGGCCCGGTCATGTCGGCTTGCTTACTTGGCGGCCTCGACCGCGGTGATCTCGACCGTCTCGGTGGCGGCCGGCTTCTGCGGGGTGACCTTCTCGTCCCAGCCCGAGTACAGGATGGTGGCCTTGTCCTTGCCCTGCTGCTCGGCCTTGAGCGGGTAGGGCTTGCCCTCGGTGGCGATGTAGAGGGTCATCGGCTCACCGTCGTTGTCGGTGCCCTTGATGGCGATGGCCTTCTTGCCGTCGACCTCGGTGACGTCACCCTTGGTCCACTTCTTGTCCTTGGAGTCGGTGGCCTCCTTCTGGATGGCCTTGATGTCGCAGGCCTCACCGATGTCCTTGAACTTCTCGTGGTCCGTGGTGCCGTGGACGTACTTGTCCTTGAACTTGCCGGCGCCCGACTCCAGCATCATCTGGGCCATCATGCCGGTCGGCTTGACCCAGGCCTCGTTGCCGATCTTGACCAGGCTGTAGCCGCCCATGGTGCCCATGGTCATGTCGGTCTGGCAGTTGCCCTCGGAGTCCATGGCCAGCTCGGCCGTGGTCTTCTGGCCCTCGGAGACGCCGTCGACCTTGGCGGTCATGGACTTCGCGGAGACCATCGCGTCCTTCGCCTTCTGGGCGATCTCGTTGGCCTCGAGCTTCTCCACGCCGTTGGCGCCGCTCTCGACGGAGGAGCCGCCGTTGGAGCCGCCCTTCGCGTCGTCCTTCTTGTCGTCGCCGCCACAGCCGGTCACGGCCAGCGCCAGCGCCGCACACGCGGCCACGGCCCAGACCCGGTTCTTGCTCGTCATCACGGGAGTTTTGCCCTTATCTGATCGTCTTGCTTGCCTATGAGCGCCATACCCTAAGGCCCGGGTGGGCGTCTGGCGCCGCCGCCCACCCCGTCGATCAGACGCCGCCCAACTGCTCCTGCAGCTTGGCCATGTCGACCACCTGGTCCGCCGGCGGGGTCGTCGCCGGCACCGGCTTGTCCCAGTCGGTGAGCTCGATGGAGCCGCTCTCGGCGCCCTTCTGCACGATCTTCAGCGGGTAGGGCTTGCCCTC
Coding sequences:
- a CDS encoding peptidoglycan-binding domain-containing protein, with amino-acid sequence MNRRKHLVLAASVAAFGGLALAGPSTGAFAASTEKSHATVAPQDVDAKAACPKGGSYQWKKLEGGTWGWTANYSNTMSAVIGKGNSGKHVTEAQCMLKGWGYNPGAIDGKFGTRTANAVKKFQGAHNIKKDGVVGKKTWKYLRSG
- a CDS encoding peptidoglycan-binding protein, producing the protein MSRWKELPERLDPRVRQLVVQLRRLKDRGGLSLSSLATRTGYSRSSWERYLNGKALPPRDAVEGLARAAGADPTRLLVLHELAEEAWGRDRDEAGGTGTDEDEGRRRRRPVALLAALVVVLATAAVALPAVAPWRDDGARGAGEPTRGPHGSASFAPTPGRTYSCEIRREDGLLQAGHSTTRDAILQMSTAGWDVAEAQCLLRRHGFDPGGVDGVFGDRTERAVKRFQKRSELVVDGKVGPHTWKALRG
- a CDS encoding XRE family transcriptional regulator, whose protein sequence is MSRGTRTAGGDPAARAPECVRLAEGLRELRSRTGLSLAALAARTAYSKSSWERYLNAKKLPPRQAVEALCALADEPAGRMVALWELAEAEWSGRAQSAPAAGGGDGTPPPRGDAPDPPPGPSPEGRRRSRRRWAAVLAALCALAAVVVLAVAAPFGEGSAAGAGARHPAHGTSPPPAGCSGAGCAGKDPEAMACGTQERVRTLGPTRRTPTGARMEIRYSAECRAAWGRIWNARPGDAVGVSAPGRPAQWATVRDDYDAAGYLYTLMVGVEERPRGLSVCFRPKGAKATDGADDMCFGP
- a CDS encoding XRE family transcriptional regulator — protein: MPRWRELPEELDPQVREFTGQLRRLVERGGMSVATVADRTGYSKTSWDRYLNGRLLPPRGAVEALAEATGTDVAHLTTLWELAERAWSRSEMRHDVTMEAIRVAQARAALGEFGPPAQARRTSSNGHPSERVDGMAAAGAAGPVAPAPAVRPAPPPLERLVVTPPSAVVPSSPPPASAAPSRPPAPPAGDPERPAPPQPPEGQRRRTAAMFVAGVVGAILVVASGVLLFGADEEPAENRGQPSATPSTAGAALPSGVRCAGKDCTGKNPETMGCGGQQARTTANATVGDTYVEVRYSEVCGAAWARITRAAPGDSVQVSAAGKNGGGARTQSADVNADGDAYTQMLAAASAAEVKACATLADSTTGCTRPVEASASP
- a CDS encoding malate dehydrogenase, with the translated sequence MTRTPVTVTVTGAAGQIGYALLFRIASGQLLGADVPVKLRLLEIPQGLKAAEGTAMELDDCAFPLLRGIDITDDPNVGFEGANVALLVGARPRTKGMERGDLLEANGGIFKPQGKAINDHAADDIKVLVVGNPANTNALIAQAAAPDVPAERFTAMTRLDHNRAVSQLARKTGSAVSEIRKLTIWGNHSATQYPDIFHAEIAGKNAAELVNDEQWLADTFIPTVAKRGAAIIEARGASSAASAANAAIDHVHTWVNGTAEGDWASMGIPSDGSYGVPEGLISSFPVTCKDGKYEIVQGLEINEFSRARIDASVQELVEERDAVRGLGLI
- a CDS encoding DUF6247 family protein, whose translation is MPPLTPDDLRAAVARLTPDQLDEFDSTLCRAATQAQGSGSLGPLKTFAQRWAVHIAIQRRPDRAALLRKLERLVEHGSGEEGGRDAATRIGQLLRAALEEVAARR
- a CDS encoding DUF397 domain-containing protein, whose product is MSVELAWFKSSHSGGGQDCIEVATEPAAVHIRDSKNRTGPTLTVSPAQWAAFVAYARDARHRG